The segment TTATTTTACCTAACGAAACATTATCTTCATTAGGAAGCATAGCAGCTATTGGTGAATTATTAAATAAACAAAGTAAATAAGATTAAAGTCTCTTGCAGATATAAGTGCAGGGGACTTTATTTTACTATAATAGTGCAAAAATGATTGAATAATTTTACAGTTAAATAAAACAAAAAAACATTTATACAAAATACTGTTATAATTAAGTTCTCACACAATAACAATAACAAGGAGTTATGCATAAATGTTTCAGAACTTAATTATATCAAATGAATTATCACTATACAAATTTTTTAAACAATTAAATTTTGATTTATATCTAACTAAACCTCAATTAGAGCATTTAGAAGGTACTATGACTGCTATGATTTTAAAAGGATTTAATGGTAAAGTATCTGACATAGCGGAGCTTGCTTCTAAAAGGCATAGAACTAGTATTACAAGATTTTTATCTAAAAGCAATTGGGATGAAAATTTATTAATAAATGCTTTGAAATCTAAGGTTATAGAGCTTATTTGGAATAAATCCGAGAAATCACAAAAACCAATTTATTTAATAATTGATGATACTATTTCTGAAAAAACAAAGCCCTCGTCAAAGGCAATAAATCCTATAGAAAAATGTTATTTTCACAATTCACATTTAAAAAGGAAAACAGTATATGGTCATCAATTAGTGGTTGCCTTACTTTCTTGTGATGGTTTAGTTTTACCTTACTCAATAGAAATCTACGATAAGAGTAATATGAGTAAGATAGATATAGCTACTAAATTAATTAAATCAATGCCTAAACCTGTTAATAAAGGGTATATTTTATGTGATAGTTGGTATAGTTGTAAAGCTATTTTTAAAGCTTCTGCGTTAGCAGGCTACGCTTATATTGGTGCACTTAAAACTAATAGAGTTATATATCCTAAAGGTCATGAAAGATTAGGAATAAAATTACATAAATTTGCTACTAGTTTAAATAAAGATTCCTTTGACCTCGTCAAAGTTAAAGGTAAGCATTACTATATTTATAACTATATTGGACACTTAAATGATATGAAAAATGTTTCAATAATTTTAAGTTATCCCAAAGAATCCTTTCAAAAAGAAGGTTCTTTAAAAGCATTTATATCCACAGACCTAGTATTAAAACCTTTAGATATTCTATTTAAATACACCGACAGGTGGGTTATTGAACCATTCTTCAGAGATTGCAAAAATTATTTAGGTTTAGATAGTTATCAAGTAAGAAGTGAAAGAAGTATCCTTCGATATCTTACTATAATGTTTATAACCTATACTTATTGTAAGTTATACTCAAGCAAAACTTTACAATTCAATACAGGGTTAAAATTAGCTAAAAATAATTTTAAAAAAGCTCAAATTATTTTTATTTATTCAGCAGCCTTAAACGGCCAACCTATAGAAAAAATTTTTGAAAATTTAAAAATAGCATAAAATAGTATTTATCTATTTAACTGTAAAATTATTCAATTTAAAATGCACTATTATAGTATTTTATTATTTATTTACAAAAATTGGTTTAAAAGTAAATGCTTCTAAAGTATAATTTAAATAACTGA is part of the Clostridium botulinum genome and harbors:
- a CDS encoding IS701 family transposase, whose product is MFQNLIISNELSLYKFFKQLNFDLYLTKPQLEHLEGTMTAMILKGFNGKVSDIAELASKRHRTSITRFLSKSNWDENLLINALKSKVIELIWNKSEKSQKPIYLIIDDTISEKTKPSSKAINPIEKCYFHNSHLKRKTVYGHQLVVALLSCDGLVLPYSIEIYDKSNMSKIDIATKLIKSMPKPVNKGYILCDSWYSCKAIFKASALAGYAYIGALKTNRVIYPKGHERLGIKLHKFATSLNKDSFDLVKVKGKHYYIYNYIGHLNDMKNVSIILSYPKESFQKEGSLKAFISTDLVLKPLDILFKYTDRWVIEPFFRDCKNYLGLDSYQVRSERSILRYLTIMFITYTYCKLYSSKTLQFNTGLKLAKNNFKKAQIIFIYSAALNGQPIEKIFENLKIA